In Acidobacteriota bacterium, the genomic stretch GGCGGGGGCTACTGTCGCAAGCGCCTGCGCTTGGCGTCAATTCCCAGGCGCTTGACCTTGGAGTTGAGCGTGGAGAGGGGCAATCCGAACCGCTCGGCCGCTTCGGTCTGACTCCAATTGACACTCTCCAGCATCTGCAGGATCACGTCTCTCTCGAAGGTGTCCAGGATATCGCAGAGCGGCTTGCCGTCCATGGCAGGCATGCCGTTGGTCTTGGGAATCGTTGGGGTCGGCTTGACCTCAAGGGATATCAACTCCCGGGACAGATCGCCCGATGTGCTCAATACGACCGCCCGCTCGACGACATTCTCCAGCTCCCTCACGTTTCCCGGCCAGTCGTATCGCACCAGGAGCCTCATGATCTCGGGAGAAACCGGCCCAAAGGTCTTGTTGTTCTCCTGGCTGAACTTCTTCAAAAAGTGATCGACCAGCAGCGGAATGTCCTCCTTGCGTTCCCGGAGCGGAGGCAGTTGAACGGAAATCACATTCAGGCGGTAGAACAGATCTTCCCTGAAGGTTCCCTGTTCCACCAATGCCTTCAAGTCCACGTTGGTCGCGGCAATGATACGCGCGTCCACCTTGATGGTGTCCACGCCACCCAGACGCATGAACTCCTTCTCCTGAATCACCCTGAGCAGCTTGGCTTGAGTCTCCAGCCCTACCGATCCGATCTCGTCAAAGAAGATCGACCCCTGGTCCGCCACCTCGAACAGTCCCTTCTTGGAAGCCACAGCGCTGGTAAAGGCGCCCTTGAGGTGCCCGAAGAGCGTGCTCTCCAGCAGGTCCGCGGGAAGACTGCCGCTGTTGACGGTCACAAAGGCCTTCCTGGAGCGGCTGCTGTTGGCATGAATCGCCTTGGCGACAAGCTCTTTCCCGGTGCCGCTCTCCCCTTGAATCAACACCGTGCTCCGGCTCTGAGCCACCTGGGTAACCAGGTCGAACACCTTCAGCATCTGCTCGCTCTTGCCAACCATGTTGGCGAAACCCGACTGCTGCTTGAGAGCGCGCTTCAGCTCCCGGTTCTCATACTGGAGCTTGCGCTGTTGAATTCCGTTTCGGATATCCAACAGGAGC encodes the following:
- a CDS encoding sigma-54 dependent transcriptional regulator — its product is MSEHAGSILVVDDEPAIRESLEFLLSEANYKVALAEGGLDGLKKLESDLFDLVLLDVMMPDKNGLEVLEEIGRSSPETAVIMITAFGTIENAVRAIKSGAVDYVTKPWNNEKLLLDIRNGIQQRKLQYENRELKRALKQQSGFANMVGKSEQMLKVFDLVTQVAQSRSTVLIQGESGTGKELVAKAIHANSSRSRKAFVTVNSGSLPADLLESTLFGHLKGAFTSAVASKKGLFEVADQGSIFFDEIGSVGLETQAKLLRVIQEKEFMRLGGVDTIKVDARIIAATNVDLKALVEQGTFREDLFYRLNVISVQLPPLRERKEDIPLLVDHFLKKFSQENNKTFGPVSPEIMRLLVRYDWPGNVRELENVVERAVVLSTSGDLSRELISLEVKPTPTIPKTNGMPAMDGKPLCDILDTFERDVILQMLESVNWSQTEAAERFGLPLSTLNSKVKRLGIDAKRRRLRQ